One Pullulanibacillus sp. KACC 23026 DNA segment encodes these proteins:
- a CDS encoding aspartate carbamoyltransferase catalytic subunit, translating to MTNLLSLEHLTLAEIEAILDQAEAIKSGRLSVQRPGFAANLFFEPSTRTRFSFEVAEKRMGLQALNVDVTTSSVQKGETLYDTLKTLEAIGAEVAIIRHPEDCYYEGLAETLNLSIINAGDGSGDHPTQTLLDLMTIREEFNRIKGLTVAIIGDLRHSRVARSNAKILSRLGANLILSGPREWQNNDFPGIYLPVDEAIKKADVVNLLRIQHERHNGTKAFNKDDYHLAYGLTIEREKTMKKGSIIMHPAPVNRGVEIDSTLVEGPRSRIFKQIENGVYARMAVLNWVLSQREAENYGDATYKWAHSTKQRA from the coding sequence ATGACCAATCTATTATCATTAGAGCACTTAACACTTGCTGAAATTGAAGCCATCTTAGATCAGGCTGAAGCGATCAAAAGCGGCAGACTGTCTGTTCAAAGGCCTGGATTTGCTGCCAATTTGTTTTTTGAACCCAGCACTCGAACACGATTTAGCTTTGAGGTAGCTGAAAAGAGAATGGGGCTTCAAGCTTTAAATGTGGATGTGACAACCTCTAGCGTTCAAAAAGGCGAAACCTTGTATGATACCTTAAAAACACTGGAAGCCATTGGAGCGGAAGTCGCCATTATTCGTCATCCTGAGGACTGCTATTATGAAGGCTTAGCGGAAACCCTTAACCTCTCCATTATTAATGCAGGGGACGGGAGCGGGGACCATCCCACTCAAACGCTGCTTGACCTGATGACCATTCGGGAAGAGTTCAACCGGATAAAAGGGTTAACGGTCGCGATCATTGGTGACTTAAGGCATAGCCGTGTGGCCAGGTCTAATGCCAAGATCCTCTCACGATTGGGGGCTAATCTCATTCTTTCTGGTCCGAGAGAGTGGCAAAACAATGACTTCCCAGGTATTTATTTACCTGTTGATGAAGCGATAAAGAAAGCAGACGTTGTCAATCTGCTGCGTATTCAGCATGAACGGCATAACGGGACAAAAGCCTTTAATAAAGACGATTATCATCTAGCTTATGGGTTAACGATAGAACGCGAGAAAACGATGAAAAAAGGAAGCATCATTATGCATCCGGCACCGGTCAATCGCGGCGTTGAAATAGATAGCACGCTTGTTGAAGGGCCGCGTTCCCGTATTTTTAAACAAATAGAGAACGGCGTTTACGCAAGAATGGCTGTATTGAATTGGGTTCTAAGTCAAAGGGAGGCAGAAAATTATGGGGATGCTACTTACAAATGGGCTCACTCTACTAAACAAAGAGCTTAA
- the pyrR gene encoding bifunctional pyr operon transcriptional regulator/uracil phosphoribosyltransferase PyrR — protein sequence MEKVILDEQAIRRTLTRLSHEVIERNKGVQDLVLVGIKTRGVYLARRIAERIQQIEGHPIDVGELDITLYRDDLTVRTEDREPHIKGADLPVNINGRKVILVDDVLYTGRTARAAMEAVMDHGRPASIQLAVLVDRGHRELPIRPDFTGKNVPTSKDEIVAVKVQEVDQTDEVSLISE from the coding sequence GTGGAAAAAGTTATACTGGATGAACAGGCGATCCGACGTACACTTACACGCTTATCTCATGAAGTGATTGAGCGAAATAAAGGTGTTCAGGATCTTGTATTGGTTGGGATTAAAACTCGAGGGGTGTACCTTGCGAGACGAATTGCTGAACGGATTCAGCAAATCGAAGGCCATCCTATTGATGTGGGAGAACTGGATATCACATTATACCGAGACGACCTCACCGTTCGAACAGAGGACCGTGAGCCGCATATAAAGGGTGCCGATTTACCTGTTAATATTAATGGAAGAAAAGTTATTTTAGTGGATGATGTGCTTTACACGGGACGCACAGCTCGGGCTGCTATGGAAGCAGTTATGGATCACGGGCGGCCTGCCTCAATCCAGCTAGCCGTTTTGGTTGATCGCGGCCATCGCGAACTGCCGATTCGCCCTGATTTTACAGGGAAGAATGTGCCGACGTCAAAAGATGAAATCGTAGCGGTTAAGGTTCAAGAAGTCGACCAAACCGATGAAGTCAGTCTAATAAGTGAATAA
- a CDS encoding RluA family pseudouridine synthase, whose product MDEETLDNQLIITETENGERLDKVLSESLEDLSRTMIQKLIKEGHVRVNEGQVKPNYKVQMEDRVEWQMPNMEEPDILPEDIPLNILYEDADVIVINKPRGMVVHPAPGHYTGTLVNALLFHCQDLSGINGIMRPGIVHRIDKDTSGVMVAAKNDRAHQSLAAQLKAKTTERVYQAIVHGVPMHDKMTIDAPIGRDEKDRKKMAVNLKNGKNAVTHVQIEERFSHYSLASCRLETGRTHQIRVHMAYINHPIAGDPKYGPKSTLAIDGQALHARELGFVHPSTGEDMHFSAPLPEDMTQLLTELRNNG is encoded by the coding sequence ATGGACGAAGAAACACTCGATAACCAACTCATTATTACGGAAACTGAAAATGGAGAGCGTCTCGATAAAGTGTTGAGCGAGTCGCTCGAGGATCTATCGCGAACAATGATTCAAAAATTAATTAAAGAAGGTCATGTCCGGGTCAATGAAGGGCAAGTCAAGCCTAATTATAAGGTTCAAATGGAGGACCGAGTGGAATGGCAGATGCCTAATATGGAGGAGCCAGACATTCTTCCAGAAGATATTCCCCTTAACATTTTGTATGAAGATGCGGATGTTATTGTCATTAATAAACCTCGGGGGATGGTTGTTCATCCGGCTCCCGGCCATTATACGGGGACGCTCGTCAATGCGCTGCTCTTCCACTGTCAGGACTTATCCGGTATTAATGGAATCATGCGTCCTGGGATTGTTCACCGAATCGATAAAGATACATCAGGTGTCATGGTCGCAGCAAAAAATGATCGCGCTCACCAATCTCTTGCCGCTCAATTAAAAGCTAAGACAACCGAACGCGTGTATCAAGCGATTGTTCATGGTGTTCCGATGCATGATAAAATGACCATCGATGCTCCAATTGGGCGTGACGAAAAAGACCGCAAAAAGATGGCGGTCAATCTAAAAAACGGTAAGAATGCGGTCACCCATGTTCAAATTGAAGAGCGTTTTTCTCATTATTCACTAGCAAGCTGCCGCCTTGAGACAGGAAGAACACATCAAATTCGCGTTCATATGGCTTACATTAATCATCCGATAGCCGGTGATCCTAAGTATGGGCCGAAATCAACGCTCGCGATTGATGGGCAAGCCTTACATGCTAGGGAGCTCGGTTTCGTGCATCCATCAACGGGGGAAGACATGCATTTTTCTGCTCCTCTTCCTGAGGATATGACCCAGCTTTTGACTGAACTTCGAAATAACGGTTGA
- the lspA gene encoding signal peptidase II produces the protein MIYYALAIFVVLLDQISKYVVSHAMNVGDNIPIIPNVFYITSLRNSGAAWSILEGRMLFFYIISIVVLVVVIYYMQKLGRFKPLLGTSLGLIIGGTLGNFIDRLLHGQVVDFIHVYIGSYSYPIFNLADSALCIGAVLLLIYSIVDSKKEK, from the coding sequence ATGATATATTATGCACTCGCTATTTTTGTCGTACTTTTAGATCAAATCAGTAAATATGTTGTATCTCACGCTATGAATGTGGGAGATAATATCCCCATCATTCCGAATGTCTTTTATATTACGTCACTCAGAAATTCAGGAGCAGCTTGGAGTATCTTAGAAGGAAGAATGCTCTTCTTCTATATCATCTCTATTGTCGTGCTTGTGGTTGTCATTTATTATATGCAAAAACTTGGCCGCTTTAAGCCGCTCTTAGGAACTTCTTTAGGGCTAATTATTGGCGGGACTCTCGGCAATTTTATCGACCGCTTGTTGCATGGACAAGTTGTGGATTTTATTCATGTCTATATCGGATCTTATAGTTATCCTATTTTTAACTTAGCGGATTCGGCTTTATGTATTGGGGCTGTCTTATTATTGATTTACTCGATCGTAGACAGCAAGAAGGAGAAGTGA
- a CDS encoding transcriptional regulator, with translation MDSYSYDKLKQELLKEKQEILHEFKVTEEFGMDEGYASQSASGELSQYDNHPADEATALYEREKDMVLKQMREEQLEDIDAALERMEKGTYGIDEETGEAIPYERLEALPTARTVKKNSPNTFINHDRPIEEEVLRDMEKEYYTGSDETEFNEQNAYDLVAAYNQSGMTYDGSSLMDSYDGLGYVSLVEAIGATGIEGYTGDENVQYVKNIQYDQWMNQENVAEEDPYSDESMD, from the coding sequence ATGGATTCCTATTCATATGACAAGCTCAAACAAGAGCTACTGAAAGAAAAGCAAGAGATTTTGCATGAGTTCAAAGTCACAGAAGAATTTGGAATGGATGAGGGCTATGCCTCTCAATCGGCTTCTGGAGAATTATCTCAGTACGATAATCACCCCGCTGACGAGGCGACTGCTTTATATGAACGTGAAAAAGACATGGTTTTAAAACAAATGCGCGAAGAACAGCTTGAGGACATTGACGCTGCCTTAGAGCGAATGGAAAAAGGGACCTATGGAATCGATGAGGAAACAGGTGAGGCGATCCCGTATGAACGCCTCGAAGCGCTTCCCACAGCCAGGACGGTTAAGAAAAACTCACCCAATACCTTTATTAATCATGATCGCCCGATTGAAGAAGAAGTCCTTCGGGATATGGAGAAAGAGTATTATACAGGTTCTGATGAAACGGAGTTCAATGAGCAAAATGCTTATGACCTTGTTGCCGCGTATAACCAATCCGGCATGACTTATGATGGCTCATCTCTTATGGACAGTTATGATGGCTTAGGGTATGTTTCCTTAGTTGAAGCCATTGGCGCTACTGGAATTGAAGGGTATACCGGTGATGAGAATGTCCAGTATGTGAAGAACATCCAATATGACCAATGGATGAACCAGGAAAATGTAGCCGAAGAAGACCCCTATTCAGATGAATCGATGGATTGA
- the ileS gene encoding isoleucine--tRNA ligase, with amino-acid sequence MDYKDTLLMPKTDFPMRGGLPTKEPKMQEEWDQVNLYQKSLEKRKGKPTFVLHDGPPYANGDIHIGHAENKILKDMIVRYKSMAGFYAPYVPGWDTHGLPIEQALAKKGVNRKSMSIAEFRKLCADYALEQIDRQRTQFKRLGVRGDWENPYVTLHNSYEAAQIKVFGEMANKGYIYKDKKTIYWSPTSESALAEAEIEYQDKRSPSIYVAFKLKEAHGDLLAGDEEIIIWTTTPWTIPANVAISVNPEFNYVVVQVADHKYIVAEGLLEDLKQQFGWEGALVLKTFKGSEIDRAVARHPFYDRDSLVINGDHVTLEAGTGCVHTAPGHGEDDFIIGKKYGLDVLCPVDEKGVMTDEAPGFEGLFYDQANKPITDKLKEVGALIKLDFITHSYPHDWRTKKPIIFRATEQWFASIKDFRDEILKAITEVKWLPTWGEVRIHNMMRDREDWCISRQRVWGVPIPVFYGEDGTPILTPETIDHISNLFREHGSNIWFEREAKDLLPEGFTSPHSPNGIFRKETDIMDVWFDSGSSHQAVLEQRENLVRPADIYLEGSDQYRGWFNSSLSTGVAVTGKAPYKQVISHGFVLDGEGHKMSKSVGNVIDPIKVMKNLGADIIRLWVSSVDFTADARVSDDILKQVAEVYRKIRNTLRFMLGNLNGFDPAKNSLKFDQLTEMDQFMMLKLQQLTNRVREAYDNYQFLGVYNAIHNYCTIDLSAFYMDIAKDTLYTDAEDSRSRRSAQTVLYQTLVTLTKLLTPIIPHTAEEVWSYIPGEKEEYVQLSDLPEAVTVEDPKGLLNKWETLIEVRDDVLKALEVARNQKVIGKSLEAAVAIYPKPELQALLESAKDLEHLFIVSQVTLGGTYSEAPEEAEKAEHVAVVVQPAEGEKCERCWMVLPSVGAHPEHPDLCDRCAETVK; translated from the coding sequence ATGGATTACAAAGACACATTGTTAATGCCGAAGACGGATTTCCCAATGCGCGGGGGGCTTCCTACAAAAGAGCCTAAGATGCAAGAGGAATGGGATCAAGTCAATCTTTATCAAAAAAGCTTAGAAAAACGCAAAGGGAAACCAACTTTTGTTTTACATGACGGACCGCCATATGCGAATGGTGATATTCACATTGGTCACGCTGAAAATAAAATCTTAAAAGACATGATTGTTCGTTACAAATCAATGGCTGGTTTTTATGCGCCTTATGTTCCCGGCTGGGATACGCATGGTCTGCCAATCGAACAAGCGCTCGCGAAAAAAGGGGTTAATCGTAAATCGATGTCCATTGCGGAATTCCGTAAGCTTTGTGCGGATTATGCTTTGGAACAAATCGACCGTCAACGCACTCAATTTAAACGCTTAGGGGTAAGAGGCGACTGGGAAAATCCTTATGTCACGCTTCATAACTCCTATGAAGCTGCTCAAATTAAAGTGTTTGGAGAAATGGCGAATAAAGGGTATATCTATAAAGATAAAAAAACGATCTATTGGTCGCCAACCTCGGAGTCAGCCTTAGCAGAAGCCGAGATTGAATACCAAGATAAGCGCTCTCCATCTATTTATGTCGCGTTTAAACTAAAAGAAGCACACGGGGACTTGCTCGCTGGGGATGAGGAAATCATCATCTGGACCACAACGCCTTGGACCATTCCTGCGAATGTGGCGATCAGCGTTAACCCTGAATTCAATTATGTTGTTGTTCAAGTAGCGGATCACAAATACATTGTCGCTGAAGGTCTCCTAGAGGATCTTAAGCAGCAGTTTGGCTGGGAAGGTGCCTTGGTGCTCAAGACCTTTAAAGGCAGTGAAATCGACCGTGCTGTGGCCAGACACCCTTTCTATGACCGTGACTCACTAGTAATCAACGGTGACCACGTGACGCTTGAAGCCGGTACAGGATGTGTTCATACAGCTCCAGGACACGGGGAAGATGATTTTATTATCGGGAAGAAATATGGTTTAGATGTTCTTTGCCCGGTTGATGAAAAAGGGGTTATGACTGATGAGGCTCCTGGATTTGAAGGCCTCTTCTATGATCAAGCGAACAAACCGATCACGGACAAACTAAAGGAAGTCGGTGCCCTGATCAAGCTTGATTTTATCACGCACTCCTATCCGCATGATTGGCGGACAAAGAAACCGATCATCTTCCGCGCGACTGAACAATGGTTTGCGTCGATCAAAGATTTCCGCGATGAAATTTTAAAAGCTATTACGGAAGTGAAGTGGCTCCCAACTTGGGGTGAGGTTCGCATCCATAACATGATGCGTGACCGAGAAGATTGGTGTATTTCAAGACAACGTGTTTGGGGTGTGCCTATTCCTGTGTTTTATGGGGAGGATGGAACGCCGATTTTGACACCTGAAACGATCGATCATATCTCCAACCTGTTCCGTGAGCATGGCTCAAATATTTGGTTTGAGCGTGAAGCAAAGGACTTACTTCCTGAAGGCTTCACATCACCGCACAGTCCAAACGGCATCTTCCGCAAAGAGACGGATATCATGGATGTTTGGTTTGATTCAGGTTCATCCCATCAAGCGGTTCTTGAGCAGCGTGAGAATCTAGTTCGTCCAGCGGATATTTATCTTGAAGGATCTGACCAATACCGCGGTTGGTTCAACTCTTCCTTATCAACAGGTGTGGCTGTAACAGGGAAAGCCCCTTACAAGCAAGTCATTAGTCATGGCTTTGTGTTAGACGGGGAAGGCCACAAAATGAGTAAATCCGTCGGTAATGTTATTGATCCAATCAAAGTGATGAAGAATCTCGGTGCGGACATTATTCGCCTTTGGGTTTCATCAGTGGACTTTACGGCGGATGCACGTGTATCGGATGACATTTTAAAACAAGTCGCAGAAGTTTACCGTAAAATCCGTAACACACTTCGCTTTATGCTTGGGAATTTAAACGGATTTGATCCTGCAAAAAATAGTTTAAAATTTGATCAACTAACTGAAATGGATCAATTCATGATGCTGAAGCTCCAGCAGCTGACCAATCGTGTAAGAGAAGCGTACGATAATTATCAATTCTTAGGGGTTTATAATGCGATCCATAATTATTGTACAATTGATCTAAGTGCTTTCTATATGGATATTGCAAAAGATACACTCTATACGGATGCTGAAGACAGCCGTTCAAGACGTTCGGCCCAAACCGTTTTGTATCAGACGCTTGTTACCCTTACCAAGCTTTTAACACCGATTATCCCTCATACGGCTGAAGAGGTGTGGAGCTACATTCCTGGTGAGAAAGAAGAGTATGTTCAATTAAGTGATTTACCTGAAGCCGTCACCGTCGAAGATCCAAAAGGTCTCCTTAATAAATGGGAAACTTTAATCGAGGTTCGCGATGATGTCTTAAAAGCGTTGGAAGTGGCGCGTAATCAAAAAGTGATCGGAAAATCGCTTGAAGCAGCTGTTGCGATTTATCCAAAACCGGAGTTGCAAGCTCTTTTAGAATCCGCAAAGGACTTAGAGCACTTGTTTATCGTTTCACAAGTCACTCTTGGCGGGACTTATTCAGAAGCCCCAGAAGAAGCTGAAAAAGCGGAACATGTGGCAGTTGTCGTCCAACCGGCTGAAGGTGAAAAATGTGAACGTTGCTGGATGGTATTGCCAAGTGTTGGCGCTCATCCAGAGCACCCCGACCTCTGTGACCGTTGTGCAGAGACAGTCAAATAA
- a CDS encoding DivIVA domain-containing protein: MPLTPLDIHNKEFTRGFRGYDEDEVNDFLDQIIKDYEVLIRDKKNLEEKNQKLEERLSHFSNIEDTLNKSILVAQETAEDVKQHATKEARLIVKEAEKNADRIINEALSKSRKISLEIEELKKEAKVYRTRFRMLIEAQLELLRNDDWDKLSEPFEDEALQEHDSSEFATRYRD; the protein is encoded by the coding sequence ATGCCATTAACACCCTTAGATATACACAATAAGGAGTTTACACGTGGATTTAGAGGTTATGATGAGGATGAAGTGAATGATTTCCTTGATCAAATTATTAAGGATTATGAAGTCCTTATTCGAGATAAAAAGAATTTAGAAGAAAAGAATCAAAAATTAGAAGAACGGCTCAGCCACTTTTCAAACATTGAAGATACATTGAATAAGTCCATTTTAGTGGCTCAGGAAACGGCAGAAGATGTGAAGCAGCATGCCACCAAGGAAGCGCGATTAATCGTCAAAGAAGCTGAGAAGAATGCGGACCGGATCATTAATGAAGCCTTGAGCAAATCAAGGAAAATTTCCTTGGAAATAGAAGAACTGAAAAAAGAGGCGAAAGTGTACCGCACACGCTTTCGTATGCTAATCGAGGCGCAACTCGAATTACTAAGGAATGATGATTGGGATAAGTTATCAGAGCCATTTGAGGACGAGGCGTTACAAGAACATGATTCATCTGAATTTGCAACGCGTTATCGTGATTAA
- a CDS encoding YlmH/Sll1252 family protein gives MSIYQHFREEERPFIDAMMDTRNKVLERYTPKLTDFLDPRQQEIVRALVPADGELTVDFWGGYKEAERKRALFLPPYSDDLSRNFKVALYELNYPAKFVTIEHRHLLGSLMGLGLKREKFGDVLITESGAQFIVAEEIGDYVRFNLNQVGKATVTCEPCSWDDFQPPQVEWEERQGSVPSLRLDVVIAEIYRLTRSKAVDLVKGERVKVNWKVIDKPSYELTPGDDLSVRGFGRSRLIAIDGETRRGNLWVTFGQLK, from the coding sequence GTGTCTATTTATCAGCATTTCAGAGAGGAAGAGCGGCCCTTTATTGATGCGATGATGGATACGCGCAATAAAGTGTTGGAACGTTATACACCGAAATTGACAGACTTTCTAGATCCTAGACAACAGGAAATTGTAAGAGCTCTAGTTCCAGCTGATGGTGAGCTAACTGTTGATTTTTGGGGAGGCTATAAAGAAGCTGAGCGAAAACGCGCCTTGTTTCTACCCCCTTATTCAGATGACCTCTCAAGAAACTTCAAGGTGGCACTCTATGAGTTGAACTATCCTGCCAAATTTGTAACGATTGAGCACCGTCATCTTTTAGGGTCACTAATGGGGCTTGGACTTAAGCGCGAAAAATTTGGGGATGTGCTTATCACGGAAAGCGGCGCCCAATTTATTGTCGCTGAAGAGATTGGTGATTATGTACGATTTAATTTGAATCAAGTCGGAAAAGCAACGGTTACTTGTGAACCATGTTCTTGGGATGATTTTCAACCTCCTCAAGTCGAATGGGAGGAGCGTCAAGGCTCTGTTCCTTCTTTAAGGCTTGATGTGGTCATTGCCGAAATTTATCGGTTAACCAGGTCAAAGGCAGTGGACCTTGTTAAAGGAGAGCGTGTTAAAGTGAATTGGAAAGTGATTGATAAACCATCCTATGAATTAACCCCAGGTGACGACTTATCCGTACGCGGTTTTGGCAGAAGTCGATTAATTGCCATTGATGGAGAAACACGGCGGGGAAATTTATGGGTGACATTTGGTCAACTTAAATAA
- a CDS encoding YggT family protein, which yields MYLITSIVSDILRIYWWILIIYIFMSWVPNIRQSGVGQLFARLCEPYLEPFRRIIPPLGMIDISPWAAFFVLWLAQLGVANLPLIIQNITG from the coding sequence TTGTACTTAATCACGTCGATCGTTTCAGACATCTTAAGGATTTATTGGTGGATTTTAATTATTTATATTTTTATGTCTTGGGTACCAAATATTCGGCAGTCTGGGGTTGGACAACTGTTTGCCAGGCTTTGTGAGCCTTATTTAGAACCATTTCGTCGCATTATTCCTCCTCTTGGTATGATTGATATTTCGCCTTGGGCCGCTTTCTTTGTGCTATGGCTCGCGCAGCTTGGAGTGGCTAATCTCCCGCTTATTATTCAAAATATAACGGGGTGA
- the sepF gene encoding cell division protein SepF — MGLRAAFKRFFDLDEEYSDVNKGNEPSDYEERAVSFKSEKELKKPQLNNVIDFKRVQSTQQFVWLVPNHYDDVLEITDHLQDHKTVVFSIKELPIEEATRLLDFLSGAIHISQGTIQKIRPFVFIGSLDNLNLNGDFIEHIEQHVINH, encoded by the coding sequence ATGGGTTTAAGAGCTGCATTTAAGCGCTTTTTTGATCTGGATGAGGAGTATTCAGACGTCAATAAAGGAAACGAGCCTTCTGACTATGAAGAAAGGGCTGTATCCTTTAAGTCCGAGAAAGAATTAAAGAAGCCTCAACTAAATAATGTCATTGATTTCAAGCGTGTTCAATCGACTCAGCAATTTGTTTGGCTGGTTCCTAACCATTATGATGATGTTTTAGAGATAACCGATCACTTGCAGGATCATAAAACGGTGGTTTTTTCAATTAAAGAACTTCCGATTGAGGAAGCAACTCGTCTTCTTGACTTTCTTAGCGGAGCGATACATATTTCTCAAGGGACTATCCAGAAAATTAGACCGTTCGTTTTTATAGGTTCTCTGGACAATCTTAATCTTAACGGTGACTTTATTGAACATATTGAACAGCATGTTATAAATCATTGA
- a CDS encoding YggS family pyridoxal phosphate-dependent enzyme, with product MNLPERYQTILNRIESSCQQAGRQLEEVHLVAVTKYVSVETAKAAIENGIQHIGENRAEGLLEKQQAIGRNAVTWHFIGSLQTRKVKEVISTIDYLHSLDRLSLAKEIDKRADKPLNCFVQVNVSGEASKHGMLPEETIPFVKELSAFSKIRVVGLMTMAPLIEDPEELRAIFRRLKHLKEEVASLNLPYAPCTELSMGMSNDFEVAIEEGATYIRIGTALVGKEW from the coding sequence CTGAATTTACCAGAACGGTATCAAACCATACTGAATCGGATCGAATCCAGTTGTCAACAGGCGGGACGGCAACTAGAAGAGGTTCATCTTGTTGCGGTAACGAAATATGTGAGTGTTGAGACCGCCAAAGCGGCAATCGAAAACGGTATTCAGCACATTGGCGAAAATCGTGCCGAAGGTCTTTTAGAAAAGCAACAGGCTATTGGGAGAAATGCAGTTACTTGGCATTTTATTGGCTCGCTTCAGACAAGAAAAGTGAAAGAAGTTATTTCAACGATTGACTATCTTCACTCCCTCGACCGATTGTCTTTAGCGAAGGAGATTGATAAGAGGGCCGATAAGCCTTTGAATTGTTTTGTTCAGGTGAATGTTTCCGGTGAAGCGTCAAAACACGGAATGTTGCCAGAGGAGACAATTCCCTTTGTGAAAGAGTTGTCGGCGTTCTCAAAAATTCGTGTTGTCGGCTTAATGACGATGGCACCATTGATTGAAGATCCTGAAGAATTAAGAGCTATTTTTCGCCGGCTTAAACACTTAAAAGAAGAAGTGGCTTCATTGAATTTGCCGTATGCGCCATGCACAGAATTATCGATGGGCATGTCGAATGATTTTGAAGTGGCAATTGAAGAAGGCGCAACTTATATACGAATAGGGACTGCACTTGTGGGAAAAGAATGGTAA
- the pgeF gene encoding peptidoglycan editing factor PgeF, with the protein MGKDPFFIKNEGTVSTNLYRSGGSQLVIGMTTREKGYSEPPYARYNMGFHVGDNKEHVLANRQLLAEDLGFSLETWIAAEQVHANQIEKVTLADRSKGAYELDTAITGTDGLYTTDANVLLVACFADCVPLYFIAKDLSVIGIAHAGWRGTVGEIAGHMISAWQTEFSIRPEEIDVIIGPSIGSCCYEVDDRVIDEINSISDLDHHELVAPSSDGHYQLNLQLTNLRILEKYGVPESNIHTTTYCTSCRTDLFYSHRKEEGKTGRMLGFIGIKRG; encoded by the coding sequence ATGGGAAAGGACCCTTTTTTTATAAAAAATGAAGGAACAGTGTCGACCAACCTTTACCGCTCAGGTGGCTCACAGCTTGTTATCGGTATGACAACGCGTGAGAAGGGATATAGTGAACCACCCTATGCGCGTTATAATATGGGTTTTCATGTCGGTGACAACAAGGAGCATGTCTTAGCGAATCGTCAGTTGCTGGCAGAGGATCTCGGTTTTTCATTAGAAACTTGGATAGCAGCTGAACAAGTGCATGCCAATCAGATTGAAAAGGTGACCTTGGCGGATCGTTCTAAGGGCGCTTATGAGTTGGACACCGCTATTACAGGAACGGACGGCCTATACACAACAGACGCAAATGTATTGCTCGTTGCGTGTTTTGCGGACTGTGTCCCGCTTTATTTTATAGCGAAAGACCTATCAGTCATTGGAATCGCTCATGCAGGATGGAGAGGGACAGTTGGTGAGATTGCGGGTCACATGATCAGCGCATGGCAGACTGAATTTTCTATAAGGCCAGAGGAGATTGATGTCATTATTGGACCTTCGATCGGTTCTTGCTGTTACGAAGTGGATGATCGGGTGATCGATGAAATTAACTCTATTTCGGACTTGGATCATCATGAGTTGGTGGCCCCGTCATCTGACGGCCATTATCAGCTTAATCTTCAGCTCACGAACCTTCGCATCCTTGAAAAATATGGAGTGCCTGAATCAAATATTCATACCACGACTTATTGCACAAGCTGTCGTACGGACCTTTTCTATTCTCATCGCAAAGAAGAGGGGAAAACAGGCAGAATGCTTGGTTTTATTGGAATTAAAAGGGGGTGA
- a CDS encoding YlmC/YmxH family sporulation protein: MARISDFQAKEVVNVENGKRLGHIGDLDVNLTTGKIDNLIIPGQGKMLGLLGRENDVVIPWRNIVRIGDDVILVRFYSTSSEDYHGKEERS; encoded by the coding sequence ATGGCAAGAATATCAGATTTTCAAGCAAAGGAAGTTGTGAATGTAGAAAACGGAAAAAGACTGGGGCATATTGGTGATTTGGATGTGAACCTCACGACTGGAAAAATAGATAATCTCATTATTCCTGGTCAAGGTAAAATGCTCGGTCTATTGGGAAGAGAAAACGATGTGGTTATTCCTTGGAGAAATATCGTCAGAATTGGCGATGACGTCATTCTTGTCCGGTTTTATTCGACATCCTCTGAAGACTACCATGGGAAAGAAGAGCGTTCATAA